One segment of Desmodus rotundus isolate HL8 chromosome 6, HLdesRot8A.1, whole genome shotgun sequence DNA contains the following:
- the CST7 gene encoding cystatin-F, whose translation MQTAWALLAFCSLVLSTTVDLSPDFCSQTFNSDLKPGFPKTIKTNDPRVLKAARHSVERFNNCTNDIFLFKESHVSRALVQIVKGLKYMLDMEIGRTTCKKTKHPSLDNCDFQTNYSLKLTLCCYSEVWVIPWLQKFKVPILHCH comes from the exons ATGCAGACAGCCTGGGCACTGCTTGCCTTCTGCAGCCTCGTCTTAAGCACCACGGTGGACCTGTCCCCAG atttttgttCCCAGACCTTTAACTCAGATCTGAAGCCAGGATTTCCCAAAACAATCAAGACCAACGACCCAAGAGTCCTCAAAGCAGCCAGACACAGTGTTGAAAGGTTCAACAACTGCACAAATGACATCTTCTTGTTCAAGGAGTCCCATGTCAGCAGAGCTCTGGTTCAG ATAGTGAAAGGCCTGAAATACATGCTGGATATGGAAATTGGCAGAACTACTTGCAAGAAGACCAAGCACCCCAGTCTGGACAACTGTGACTTCCAGACCAACTACAGTTTAAAGCTG ACTCTCTGTTGCTACTCTGAAGTCTGGGTCATCCCCTGGCTCCAGAAGTTCAAGGTGCCCATTCTCCACTGTCACTGA